The following DNA comes from Natronospira bacteriovora.
TGGCCTCGTGATCACCCTGAAGGGAATCCAGCAGGTAGACATCCCGGTCACGGACATTGTCCAGCGGCCGGCACTTGTGCTCGCCGTCTTCAAAGTGACGCAGATCCAGTGTGCCCGCCTGTCCGTGCAGTCGTCGGGCCACCGCCCGGATCGTGGCAGCATTGAAACCGTAGATCAGCGGCCCCCGGCCATCCATGCGCGGCTCAATCACAGTGATAGCCCAGAATGTCCAGGCCCTCGGTCAGCTGATCCGACAGCATGGGATGTGCCATCAGGTAGTCGGCCGTGTAATCGGTCCATTCCGCATCGGCATCACTCAGCAGGGCATGCCAGTCCTGGCGATCATAGTCGCCCCGCCCCATCCAGAGCAGGGCCACCACTTCCACCTGTTGGTTCCGGTCCAGATCGTCGATGATGCTCCGAAACTCATTCAGGCTCTGGTCATCGTGATGGGCGGCCAGAATCTGCGTTGGCCAGTCATCGGACGGGTTGCCAGGCTCCTCCGGGATGACGACGGCTTCCTGGGCGTGGAATATCCGCGCCAGCTGGATGAGCCGGCACACATTGTCCAGGTTCACGTCCAGGGTTGGCGAATCGGCCTGGCTCTCGAACTCAGCGCTCATTGGGGTTCTCCTGGTGACTCACCAGCGTCCAGTAGCGGCCGCCACGGCCTGGCATGCTGGTGGTGGTCAGGTAAAGCGTGTGCTGACAATGGCTGCATTCGATCTCCTGGCCCATGGAGAGGTCGTCGGTAGAGAGCATCAGCGGGCGTTCGCAATCCGGGCAGGCCATCACGAAACTGTCGTCGGCGTGGGAGTTTCCGCGTTGGTTTCTACGGTTCATGGCGTGTCGACTCATGTCTGGCGATGGAACCTCAATTCTGCAAATGCCGTGGATGGATGGCATTGACGCCCGTCATCGAGGCGCCGAATCCGCGATTCCGGATGAAACCGTCTGACGATGACTGTGGTCAACGCCTGGCGTGTGACGGCCCGGCAGACTGGATCTCCAAGCTGACGAAAATTCGGAAGGAGTCCAGTCATGACCGTCGCAAAGATCATTGAAATCAGTGCGACCTCAAACGACAGTTTCGAGGACGCCATTCGCCAGGGCATCGACAAGGCATCGAAGTCGGTGGATAACATCAAGGGGGCCTGGGTGGCCGAGCAGAAGGTGACCGTCGAGAACGGCAAGATCAGCGGCTATCGTGTGGATATGCGGGTCACCTTTGTACTCAACTAGGCAGGTGCCGTGATTTGCTTTTCACAGTCCGAGGATGGTGTGGTGGAGTGTTCACGGCCTCGAGAAAAGGCCCCGACCTGTTGAGGTGCGGGGCCTTTCGCTTTATGCATTTACCCGTCGTCAGTTTCAGCTCTTGATCGGGATCCGATTGCTGCGGGCCTTCTTGGTCTTGGGAATGGTGATTTCTACCACGCCCTTGTCCGAGCGGGCGCTTACCTTGGTGGCATCTGCGGTATCCGGAAGACTGAAGCGGCGGAAGAAACTGCCGTGGAAACGCTCCGAGCGGCGATAGTGCTCATCACCGGTGGACTTCTCTTCCTTGCGTTCACCACTGATGGTGAGCAGGCCGTTCTCCAGGGTGATGTCCACTTCCTCGGGTGCCACGCCGGGAATATCCACCAGTACCAGGAAACGATCCGCTTCCTCGCGAATATCCACGGCGGGGTTCCATTCTGCCATGCCCAGTGATTCGTCCGGCCGGCTGATCATGGGGGAAAAGCGGTCGAACAGTCGGTCGAAATCCGCATCCAGACTGGGAATCCAGCTGCGGCGTGGAGTGGTCAGCATTCTCATCTCAGCACCTCCCGGGTAGCGTTTACCGTCCGGAACCGGACGTCCAGTGCAGGGTGCAACGATCCCGGATTCACCGTGTTGACGGCGGTCATCGTCACCTGAGAATTTCCCGGGCTTTCAGGGCTGGACTACGGCTGCGCCACTGAAACGTCCGTGCCGAAGATCGTCCAGGGCTTGTCCGGCCTGTTCCAGCGGGTAGGTGGTGACTTCGGTGCGAATGGGGATTTTCGGGGCCAGGGCAAGGAAGTCACGGCCATCGGCCCGGGTGAGATTGGCCACGGATTTCAGGCTGCGTTCTCCCCACAGTGTGCGATAGGGGAAGGCAGGAATGTCGCTCATGTGGATTCCCCCGCTGACCACGGTGCCGCCCCGATCCACCTGTTCCAGGGCCGATACCATCAGTTCACCCACTGGTGCGAAGATGAGAGCGGCATCAAGAATCTCCGGTGGACGCTGGTCGCTGCCGCCGGCCCAGACCGCACCCAATTGCCGGGCAAAGGCCTGAGCGCTCACGTCGCCGGGGCGGGTGAAGGCGTAGACCGATTGACCGTGCCAGACGGCCAGCTGGGTGAGAATATGCGCTGCGGCGCCGAAGCCGTAGATGCCCAGGCGTTGATTGTCAGCGCCCCCGGCCAGGCGCCAGGCACGAAAACCGATCAGGCCGGCGCAGAGCAGGGGCGCGATGTCCGCGGCCTTGGCGTCAGTGGGCAGGGGAAAGCAGAAGGGGGCGTGGGCCAGGGCATACTCGGCGAAGCCGCCGTCCAGGGTATAGCCGGTAAACTCGGCCGCCTCGCACAGATTCTCCCGACCTCGCCGGCAATGGCGGCAGCTGCCGTCGGTGCGGCCCAGCCACGGCACGCCCACCCGGTCGCCGGCCTTGAGTGTCCCGCACTCGGGCCCCGCTTCCACTACCGTGCCAACGATCTGATGGCCGGGAATGAGGGGCAGGCTGGGCGTGTCCAGCTCGCCGTCGAGGATGTGCAGGTCGGTGCGGCAGATGCCGCAGGCCTCCACCTTGAGCAGGAGCTGATCCGGCGCCTGCCTTGAGGGTATCGGCACCCGTTCCGGGACCAGAGCCCGACCGGGACCGTGAAGGACCATTGCCCGCATGTGATCCGCCATCATCGTCGCCTCCGGGGTCTCCAGAGAACATAGTCGCTTGGCGGACAAACAAAAAGGCCGAACCCTGGCGGATCCGGCCTTTCTTCGGAACTGGTGGGCGATGCTGGATTTGAACCAGCGACCCCTGCCGTGTGAAGGCGGGCATAAGTTAAGCAGGCCGAACAAAATGGCATATAAAACAGGGATATAGGGGATTGCCGTTTCCGCATTGATGCACTAATATGCAGGAGAGTGGCCAGAGAGTGGCCACTTTTTGGCTACTCGAAGCGGAACCAGAGGCCCCTGCCATGTCACGACAGACCCGCATCACTTCGATCACCGAAGCGGCTGCCAGTCGGCACCTGAAAAGCGCCAAGAAAGGCGAGTCGCTTTACTGCAAGACCATTCGTGGATTCCACCTTCTAAAGACCGCCAAGGGGGGATCGTGGCGGGTGCGTTACATGATCGACGGAAGGCGGCGCGTTTATGCCATTGGGCTGCTGTCTGAGATGAAGCCTATTGAGGCTCAGGAGAGGGCGCTAGAGATACGGCGCAAGGTGGACGCGGGGCAAGACCCTGCGCAGGAGAAAAAGCGCCAGAAACAGTCTCTAGTGGCCGCTGAGGAGGCGGACAAGGCCCGAACCGTGGGGGCATACCTTGAGGGCCGTTATTCGGACCTGATGAGGAATAAGCGGACGGGTGGCGAAACGGTTGCAAGGATTCGAGCGAATTTCCCGAAGCTGATGAACAGGGGCATGGATACCCTGAACAAGTTTGATATTGAGGCATGGCAGAGGGCCAAGCGAAAAGAGGGGAGAGCGCACGCCACTTTGGTTCGGACCTATGGCGCATTAAAGACCATGCTGAATCAGGCCGTGAAGGATGATCTGCTAGACCGCAACCCGCTGGCCCATTACTCACTTGAAAAGCCTGTCAACGATCCGAGAGAGCGGGAAAGGCACCGCAAACGGAAGGAGGCGCGGCGGCTGCTAACCGATGATGAGCTGGAAGGGCTGGAAGTCGGCTTGGCGGCATTTGCGGAGGAAGTACGCGGACAGCGAAGAAGAAGCCGAAAGCATGGCAAGCCCCACCTGCCTGATCTGGATAAGGTGCCCTTTCCTCATTGGTTTGTGCCGTTCTGCTATTCAGCCCTATACACCGGACTGAGGCCGGGCGATCTGTATTCACTGACCTGGCAGGAACTGTCTGTCGAGTTTGGGCGGCTGGAGAAGGTGCCGGAAAAAACGAAAGATCATCCGAACCCGATCACCGTGAAACTGAAACTCCCCGCCGAATATGTGGCGATCATGCGGGGCTGGTGGGAGCAGGGCGGCAAGCCCCTGGATGGCTGGGTTTTCCCCTCACGCAATCCAGGCGAGAAGATGACGAAGAAGGCCCACTTGAAACCGTGGGCTAGGGTGAAGGAGCTAGGTGGACTCCCTGCCGATCTGGGGTTCTACTCCCTCCGGCATCATTTCATTTCGAGGCTGGTGGCGAACGGGGCTCCATTGTTGACCATCGCCCAAATGGTCGGGCATCGGTCCGCGCAAATGATCGAGCAACACTACGGAAATCCCGATGATGAGCTGATAGCCGAGCACATGGAGGCGTTCGCGAAAAAGCTGGCTACTCCCAGAAAATGGCAGGGAACGGCTGCGAAAGGGTGACTTCAGTAAGTAGGGCGCACCGTCGGCCGGGTGGCCTGGGTGATGAATTACTTGACACTGTATGGAATCACAGGTGAAAATAGAATTGGGGATGAAGCAATTGGGTTGCTGTGCTGTTACTTTATAACACTACAAACCAATGGCATAAATTTCGACTTATGAATCCAGTATGGCTAGATTGACAACAGATGTCAAGCCTACCGAACAAAAAAAGTTTCCACTGAGAGAGGTAACGCCATGAAATCTGAACAAATCGAACCCGCATTTCTGCGCCCGAAGCAGGCGGCTAAGTTTCTCGGATGCACGCTGCGAACCGTTCACAATTTGGCCGAATCTGATCCGCAATTCCCCCGCAAAATTAGGGTGACCAGTCGCATGGTTGGCTGGTTGCGTTCGGACCTTGAGCAATACCTGGATCGCAAAGCGGCGGCATAGGGGGCAGGCGTGAGCAATCAAAACAAATGGCTCAGCGTCATGCGGGCCGCGAGAGAAACGGGCGTTCCCGTTCAGGTTATCGGGCAGGCCCTTATAGCCGGACAAGTAGCGAACCGCCATGCCGACGG
Coding sequences within:
- a CDS encoding helix-turn-helix transcriptional regulator, whose protein sequence is MKSEQIEPAFLRPKQAAKFLGCTLRTVHNLAESDPQFPRKIRVTSRMVGWLRSDLEQYLDRKAAA
- a CDS encoding DUF3775 domain-containing protein; its protein translation is MSAEFESQADSPTLDVNLDNVCRLIQLARIFHAQEAVVIPEEPGNPSDDWPTQILAAHHDDQSLNEFRSIIDDLDRNQQVEVVALLWMGRGDYDRQDWHALLSDADAEWTDYTADYLMAHPMLSDQLTEGLDILGYHCD
- a CDS encoding dodecin family protein, yielding MTVAKIIEISATSNDSFEDAIRQGIDKASKSVDNIKGAWVAEQKVTVENGKISGYRVDMRVTFVLN
- a CDS encoding zinc-dependent alcohol dehydrogenase family protein → MRAMVLHGPGRALVPERVPIPSRQAPDQLLLKVEACGICRTDLHILDGELDTPSLPLIPGHQIVGTVVEAGPECGTLKAGDRVGVPWLGRTDGSCRHCRRGRENLCEAAEFTGYTLDGGFAEYALAHAPFCFPLPTDAKAADIAPLLCAGLIGFRAWRLAGGADNQRLGIYGFGAAAHILTQLAVWHGQSVYAFTRPGDVSAQAFARQLGAVWAGGSDQRPPEILDAALIFAPVGELMVSALEQVDRGGTVVSGGIHMSDIPAFPYRTLWGERSLKSVANLTRADGRDFLALAPKIPIRTEVTTYPLEQAGQALDDLRHGRFSGAAVVQP
- a CDS encoding Hsp20/alpha crystallin family protein — protein: MRMLTTPRRSWIPSLDADFDRLFDRFSPMISRPDESLGMAEWNPAVDIREEADRFLVLVDIPGVAPEEVDITLENGLLTISGERKEEKSTGDEHYRRSERFHGSFFRRFSLPDTADATKVSARSDKGVVEITIPKTKKARSNRIPIKS
- a CDS encoding tyrosine-type recombinase/integrase, which produces MSRQTRITSITEAAASRHLKSAKKGESLYCKTIRGFHLLKTAKGGSWRVRYMIDGRRRVYAIGLLSEMKPIEAQERALEIRRKVDAGQDPAQEKKRQKQSLVAAEEADKARTVGAYLEGRYSDLMRNKRTGGETVARIRANFPKLMNRGMDTLNKFDIEAWQRAKRKEGRAHATLVRTYGALKTMLNQAVKDDLLDRNPLAHYSLEKPVNDPRERERHRKRKEARRLLTDDELEGLEVGLAAFAEEVRGQRRRSRKHGKPHLPDLDKVPFPHWFVPFCYSALYTGLRPGDLYSLTWQELSVEFGRLEKVPEKTKDHPNPITVKLKLPAEYVAIMRGWWEQGGKPLDGWVFPSRNPGEKMTKKAHLKPWARVKELGGLPADLGFYSLRHHFISRLVANGAPLLTIAQMVGHRSAQMIEQHYGNPDDELIAEHMEAFAKKLATPRKWQGTAAKG